One window from the genome of Dyella sp. A6 encodes:
- the tal gene encoding transaldolase, translated as MQDMARIFNGLGQSLWLDNITRGMLRAGTLEKYREECAVTGLTSNPTIFENAIKGGSDYDEAIRADGSTDPEAVFFGLAIDDLRQAAKVFEPVHARTSGVDGWVSLEVSPLLADDTAHTIEQALALHQRAGIDNLYIKVPGTTAGAAAIEELIYRGVPINVTLLFSAKQYRAVAEAYIKGLERRLAEGLSLDVASVASVFISRWDVKVAKAVPEEMHNELGLAVAGSVYASYRAVLESPRMQRLMNAGARPQRLLWASTGTKDPNASDTLYVDNLVAPLTVNTLPEKTLLATADHGKPGDGMSADDSAARAVQNRFAERGLRVDELAEALQDEGAASFVKSWNDLLDAIRQRMEKAA; from the coding sequence ATGCAAGACATGGCCCGCATCTTCAACGGGCTCGGCCAGAGCCTCTGGCTGGACAACATCACGCGCGGCATGCTCCGCGCCGGCACGCTGGAGAAATACCGCGAGGAATGCGCGGTGACCGGCCTGACGTCCAACCCGACCATCTTCGAGAACGCGATCAAGGGCGGCAGTGACTACGACGAGGCGATCCGCGCCGACGGCAGCACCGACCCCGAGGCGGTGTTCTTCGGCCTGGCCATCGACGACCTGCGCCAGGCGGCGAAAGTCTTCGAGCCGGTGCACGCACGCACCAGTGGCGTGGACGGCTGGGTCTCGCTGGAAGTCTCGCCGCTGCTCGCCGACGACACCGCGCACACCATCGAGCAGGCACTGGCATTGCACCAGCGTGCCGGCATCGACAACCTCTACATCAAGGTGCCGGGCACCACCGCCGGCGCGGCGGCGATCGAGGAGCTGATCTATCGCGGCGTGCCGATCAACGTCACGCTGCTGTTCTCGGCCAAGCAGTACCGGGCCGTGGCCGAGGCCTACATCAAGGGACTCGAGCGGCGCCTGGCGGAAGGCCTGTCGCTGGACGTGGCGTCGGTGGCGTCCGTGTTCATCAGCCGCTGGGACGTGAAGGTGGCCAAGGCGGTCCCCGAGGAAATGCACAACGAGCTGGGCCTGGCCGTTGCCGGCAGTGTCTACGCCAGCTATCGCGCCGTGCTGGAATCGCCGCGCATGCAGCGCTTGATGAATGCCGGCGCCCGTCCGCAGCGCCTGCTCTGGGCCAGCACCGGCACCAAGGACCCGAACGCCAGCGACACGCTCTATGTCGACAACCTGGTGGCGCCGCTGACGGTCAACACGCTGCCCGAAAAGACCCTGCTCGCGACCGCCGACCACGGCAAGCCGGGTGACGGCATGAGCGCCGACGACAGCGCGGCCCGCGCGGTACAGAACCGCTTCGCCGAGCGTGGCCTGCGTGTCGACGAACTGGCCGAGGCGCTGCAGGACGAAGGCGCCGCCTCGTTCGTCAAATCCTGGAACGACCTGCTCGACGCGATCCGCCAGCGCATGGAGAAGGCCGCATGA
- a CDS encoding TonB-dependent receptor, with protein MFTRRTSIQLSGLALAILATLHGNPARAADTAASGAPAPAALPSKDKAKSLQTISVVATGQTRQVQTIGQEDIRAAPPGTSALKVLNELPGVNFQSSDPWGAYEWSTSISLHGFDQSRLGFTLDNIPLGTMSYAVTNGLQITRAISSDNIASVQLAQGAGALGTPSSSNLGGTVQFYSADPDEKAGIRVDQAIGSDNTHRTYVRLDTGDFHGFSMYVSYDHANTDKWKGYGSQRSNQANLKAVYQWGNGNRISLFADSSRRKEYDYQDLSLTSQRVLGWNFDYYQPDWNKAVQVAKAYQTTGQYNGVANGYPDSLAGLPANYDWLDADYYAGGGIRHDNLAGLSGSFNFGDNLTWNVGTYYHGDRGEGQWVTPYTPSPASGLPLSLRTTDYGLDRYGLTSSLQYTLGNNDIEVGVWGENSRNNIERNYFDLYGAYTDLWTIYDGQAPFYRAFLQHYTYDTRMAYAEDTLHLMDDRLTVNFGAKSLRSTTTSTSLVPTAAYAQGSIKASKGFLPQAGVDYRIDSYQDVYASYSKNIDAYGALPFATSQTAFDASKHTLKPEGSQTLEAGYRVRGSTYEAAADLYYTRFSNRLLQTTPCSAVQTCASQLNNVGSVDSRGVDLSLIWRPVQGVRWLNTLSYDSSKYQDDYLNGGVVATKGKYVVGIPSWMATSALSYRFGGWDFTLDGKYTGKRYITYTNDSSVPSYVLFNAGLSYDLGAVAGFRDIRLALNVTNLAGKHYFATTGTNGYVASDPYGYNQTLQAGAPRQAFFNVSARL; from the coding sequence ATGTTCACTCGTCGTACCTCGATCCAACTGTCCGGCCTGGCCCTGGCCATTCTGGCGACCCTGCACGGCAATCCAGCCCGCGCTGCCGATACCGCCGCCAGCGGTGCACCGGCACCGGCCGCCCTGCCATCCAAGGACAAGGCCAAGTCACTGCAGACGATCTCGGTGGTGGCAACCGGCCAGACCCGTCAGGTGCAGACCATTGGCCAGGAAGACATCCGCGCCGCGCCGCCAGGCACCAGCGCGCTGAAGGTGCTGAACGAACTGCCGGGCGTGAACTTCCAGTCGTCCGACCCGTGGGGTGCCTATGAATGGTCCACCTCGATCAGCCTGCACGGCTTCGACCAGAGCCGCCTGGGCTTCACGCTGGACAACATTCCGCTGGGCACGATGTCGTACGCCGTGACCAACGGCCTGCAGATCACCCGCGCGATCAGCTCGGACAACATCGCATCGGTGCAGCTGGCACAGGGTGCCGGCGCCCTGGGCACGCCGTCCAGCTCGAACCTGGGCGGCACGGTGCAGTTCTATTCGGCCGACCCCGACGAGAAGGCCGGCATCCGCGTCGACCAGGCGATCGGTTCGGACAATACGCACCGCACCTATGTCCGTCTGGATACCGGCGACTTCCACGGCTTCTCGATGTACGTGTCCTACGACCACGCCAACACCGACAAGTGGAAGGGCTACGGTTCGCAGCGCTCCAACCAGGCCAACCTGAAGGCGGTCTACCAGTGGGGCAACGGCAACCGCATCAGCCTGTTCGCCGACAGTTCCAGGCGCAAGGAATACGACTACCAGGATCTGTCGCTGACCAGCCAGCGCGTGCTGGGCTGGAACTTCGACTACTACCAGCCCGACTGGAACAAGGCGGTGCAGGTTGCCAAGGCCTACCAGACCACCGGCCAGTACAACGGCGTGGCCAACGGCTACCCGGACTCGCTGGCCGGCCTGCCCGCCAACTACGACTGGCTGGACGCCGACTACTACGCCGGCGGTGGCATCCGCCACGACAATCTGGCCGGACTCAGCGGCAGCTTCAACTTCGGCGACAACCTGACCTGGAACGTGGGCACCTACTACCACGGTGATCGCGGCGAGGGCCAATGGGTCACGCCGTACACGCCGTCGCCCGCATCCGGGCTGCCGCTGTCGCTGCGCACCACCGACTACGGCCTGGACCGCTACGGCCTGACCAGCTCGCTGCAGTACACGCTGGGCAACAACGACATCGAAGTGGGCGTGTGGGGCGAAAACTCCAGGAACAACATCGAGCGCAACTATTTCGACCTGTACGGCGCCTACACCGACCTGTGGACCATCTATGACGGCCAGGCGCCGTTCTACCGCGCGTTCCTGCAGCACTACACCTACGACACGCGGATGGCCTATGCGGAGGACACCCTGCACCTGATGGACGATCGGCTGACCGTGAACTTCGGCGCCAAGTCGCTGCGCTCCACCACCACCTCGACCTCGCTGGTGCCCACCGCCGCCTATGCGCAGGGCAGCATCAAGGCCAGCAAGGGCTTCCTGCCACAGGCCGGCGTGGATTACCGGATCGACAGCTACCAGGACGTCTACGCTTCCTACAGCAAGAACATCGACGCCTATGGCGCGCTGCCGTTCGCCACCTCGCAGACAGCCTTCGATGCCAGCAAGCACACGCTCAAGCCGGAGGGCTCGCAGACGCTGGAAGCCGGCTACCGCGTGCGCGGCAGCACCTACGAGGCGGCGGCCGACCTGTACTACACCCGCTTCAGCAACCGTCTGCTGCAGACCACGCCGTGCTCGGCCGTGCAGACCTGCGCCAGCCAGCTCAACAACGTGGGCAGCGTGGACAGCCGCGGCGTCGACCTGTCGCTGATCTGGCGTCCCGTCCAAGGCGTGCGCTGGCTCAACACGTTGTCCTACGACAGCTCGAAGTACCAGGACGACTACCTCAATGGCGGCGTGGTCGCGACCAAGGGCAAGTATGTGGTGGGCATTCCCAGCTGGATGGCCACCTCGGCACTGAGCTACCGTTTCGGCGGTTGGGATTTCACCCTGGACGGCAAGTACACCGGCAAGCGCTACATCACCTACACCAACGATTCGTCGGTGCCCTCGTATGTGCTGTTCAACGCCGGCCTCAGCTACGACCTCGGTGCGGTGGCAGGCTTCCGCGATATCCGCCTCGCGCTGAATGTGACCAACCTGGCCGGCAAGCACTACTTCGCCACCACCGGCACCAACGGCTACGTCGCGTCCGATCCCTACGGCTACAACCAGACGCTGCAGGCGGGCGCCCCGCGCCAGGCGTTCTTCAACGTCAGCGCCAGACTCTGA
- a CDS encoding cytochrome-c peroxidase, with protein sequence MRLMSMPWRDARATAVLATAVAAIAAAVYLLATTAGHAQPAGPATASTTGRVAATDVRMWVRYPAVPARLSPTAALGRQLFFDTALSASRRMSCASCHSPAHAYGPPDGRAVQDGGPHLQLPGTRAVPSLRYLDHTPLFSLNFFTPGSEDAEYEGPTGGYTRDGRAASRQQQAAIPLLNRNEMDNASPQAVVAAVRDGPYAAAFRRVFGHDIFRHPRQAFADVGMALAAFQAEDPSFHPYTSKFDAVMSGHAHFTPQELRGYALFNNPHKGNCAACHIDVPGPGGRPAPFTDYSYAALGVPRNPAIPANRDPHYYDMGLCGPYRHDLRRQTQYCGMFKTPTLRNVATRHVFFHNGDFHSLTRVLQFYVQRDTDPRKWYPVVHGKVVTYDDLPPRYRGNVDHYDAPMNRQPGQRPALDAREIADLVAFLKTLDDGYSATPGGPPIHRSAAPSPAHAKTRRAAAR encoded by the coding sequence ATGCGCCTGATGTCGATGCCCTGGCGTGATGCACGAGCAACCGCGGTGCTGGCGACGGCGGTAGCGGCGATCGCCGCCGCCGTGTACCTGCTGGCGACGACCGCGGGACACGCCCAGCCGGCCGGTCCCGCGACGGCCTCCACGACAGGCCGTGTGGCCGCGACCGACGTCCGCATGTGGGTGCGCTACCCGGCCGTACCGGCCCGGTTGAGCCCGACGGCCGCGCTGGGCCGTCAGCTGTTCTTCGACACCGCACTGTCGGCCTCGCGGCGGATGTCCTGCGCCAGCTGCCACAGCCCGGCCCACGCCTATGGCCCGCCGGACGGGCGCGCAGTGCAGGACGGCGGCCCGCACCTGCAGCTGCCCGGCACGCGCGCGGTGCCTTCGCTGCGCTATCTCGATCACACGCCGCTGTTCAGCCTGAACTTCTTCACCCCCGGCTCCGAAGATGCCGAGTACGAGGGGCCGACCGGCGGCTACACCCGCGACGGCAGGGCCGCCTCGCGCCAACAGCAGGCGGCGATCCCCCTGCTGAACCGCAACGAGATGGACAACGCCAGCCCGCAGGCCGTGGTCGCAGCGGTACGCGACGGACCCTACGCGGCGGCGTTCCGGCGGGTTTTCGGCCACGACATTTTCCGGCATCCACGGCAGGCCTTCGCGGATGTCGGCATGGCCCTGGCCGCTTTCCAGGCCGAGGACCCGAGCTTTCATCCCTACACCAGCAAGTTCGATGCGGTGATGTCGGGCCATGCCCATTTCACGCCGCAGGAACTGCGCGGCTATGCGCTGTTCAACAACCCGCACAAGGGCAACTGCGCCGCCTGCCACATCGACGTGCCCGGGCCGGGCGGTCGCCCGGCGCCATTCACCGATTACTCGTATGCCGCGCTGGGGGTGCCGCGCAATCCGGCGATCCCGGCCAACCGCGATCCGCACTATTACGACATGGGCCTGTGCGGTCCCTACCGGCACGACCTGCGCCGGCAGACGCAGTACTGCGGCATGTTCAAGACCCCGACGCTGCGCAACGTCGCCACCCGGCACGTGTTCTTCCACAACGGCGACTTCCACAGCCTGACGCGGGTGCTGCAGTTCTACGTGCAGCGCGATACCGACCCGCGCAAGTGGTATCCGGTGGTGCACGGCAAGGTCGTCACCTACGACGACCTGCCGCCACGTTATCGCGGCAATGTCGATCACTACGACGCGCCGATGAACCGGCAACCGGGCCAGCGCCCCGCACTGGATGCGCGCGAGATCGCCGACCTTGTCGCGTTCCTGAAGACGCTGGACGACGGCTACTCGGCAACGCCCGGCGGCCCGCCGATCCATCGCAGCGCAGCGCCCTCGCCGGCCCACGCGAAGACGCGCCGAGCAGCCGCCAGATAG
- a CDS encoding alkaline phosphatase family protein, with the protein MKRSLLPLALMLSLAACHHGSSSTHGTVHVALSGVVGGAVPVAGVPVTATDHAGHHTVSGVTDAQGRFSLVVDGPGPFVLTAPGADSNGAPVTLSAAFAPVGGQAHAVVNINPITALLTQRVLGTLPQGAPDAAQMADITDARITATSKDVAGVLAPLYSAFHVPAAVAADPAGVADFRVAARTPLAELLSVVHVDLHTGSLSVGTGASHAVVSIPAHGALSAAVPAAAAASAVALANGPTTTPIQHVIVVIGENQTFDALFGGYVPPKGQTVKNLLSEGIINADGTPGPHFALAEQDRGTAQKTYTIQPQRAGPYATLPQPEQIGVLNPVTFQSGGGVPDKRFPANLPDGPFQITRYVPYINADKHGLAAAVRTGDPVHRFFQMWQQTGGDNHRLDMFTWVADTTGQGGDTKGVSPSNPAQGGELMGFMNMSTGDAPLFDTLARHYALSDNYHQSIMGGTGDNFFAIATADVPYFEQDGKPAVPPANQIENPDPMPGTANFYTRDGYQGGSYVDCSDPKQPGVAPILAFLKARHIPSKCAPGTYYLVNNYNPGYDMDGKPQPIGPDNYNYPPQTVPTIGEALAKKGVSWKWYTGARDAADVAAEAAALHMPVPKAQMLQYNNLGDALTASARVMGTPALKSQLAGLTTFYNDIANHTLPAVSFVVPKNLDSGHPGYSAPACYEAFLKTLLAKVQADPTLWAHTAILITTDEGGGHFDSGYIQPLDFFGDGPRIAMLAVSPYARRGVVDHAYEDHASILKFIERNWRLPPLSARSRDNLPDPVALPGKPYRPINGPAVGDLMSMFQF; encoded by the coding sequence ATGAAACGTAGCCTGCTGCCCCTGGCCCTGATGCTGTCGCTTGCCGCCTGCCACCACGGATCGTCTTCGACACACGGCACGGTGCATGTCGCGCTGAGTGGCGTGGTCGGCGGCGCCGTGCCGGTCGCCGGCGTACCGGTGACGGCCACCGACCACGCCGGCCACCACACCGTGTCCGGTGTGACCGACGCGCAGGGTCGCTTCTCGCTGGTCGTGGACGGGCCGGGCCCGTTCGTGCTGACCGCGCCGGGTGCCGACAGCAACGGCGCACCGGTCACGCTGTCCGCGGCCTTCGCCCCCGTCGGCGGGCAGGCGCACGCAGTGGTGAACATCAACCCGATCACCGCACTGCTGACCCAGCGCGTGCTGGGCACCTTGCCGCAGGGCGCGCCCGACGCGGCACAGATGGCAGACATTACCGACGCGCGCATCACCGCCACCAGCAAGGACGTGGCCGGTGTGCTCGCGCCGCTGTACAGCGCGTTCCACGTGCCCGCCGCCGTGGCGGCCGATCCGGCCGGCGTTGCCGATTTCCGCGTCGCCGCGCGCACACCGCTGGCCGAGCTGCTTTCGGTCGTGCATGTCGACCTGCACACGGGCAGCCTCAGCGTCGGCACCGGCGCCAGCCATGCCGTGGTGTCCATTCCCGCCCACGGCGCGCTGTCCGCCGCCGTGCCCGCCGCCGCTGCCGCGTCGGCGGTGGCGCTGGCGAACGGACCGACCACCACGCCGATCCAGCACGTGATCGTGGTGATCGGCGAGAACCAGACCTTCGACGCCCTGTTCGGCGGTTACGTGCCGCCGAAGGGGCAGACCGTGAAGAACCTGCTGTCCGAGGGCATCATCAACGCCGACGGCACGCCCGGCCCGCATTTCGCCCTGGCCGAGCAGGACCGCGGCACCGCGCAGAAGACCTACACCATCCAGCCGCAGCGCGCGGGGCCCTATGCCACGCTGCCGCAGCCCGAGCAGATCGGCGTGCTGAATCCGGTCACCTTCCAGAGCGGTGGCGGCGTGCCCGACAAGCGCTTCCCTGCCAACCTGCCGGACGGCCCGTTCCAGATCACCCGCTACGTGCCGTACATCAACGCGGACAAGCACGGCCTGGCGGCGGCGGTGCGCACTGGCGACCCGGTGCACCGCTTCTTCCAGATGTGGCAGCAGACCGGCGGCGACAACCATCGCCTGGACATGTTCACCTGGGTCGCCGACACCACCGGCCAGGGCGGCGACACCAAGGGTGTCAGTCCGTCCAACCCGGCGCAGGGCGGCGAACTGATGGGCTTCATGAACATGTCGACCGGCGACGCACCGCTGTTCGATACGCTGGCGCGGCATTACGCGCTCAGCGACAACTACCACCAGTCGATCATGGGCGGCACCGGCGACAACTTCTTCGCCATCGCCACCGCCGACGTGCCCTACTTCGAGCAGGACGGCAAGCCGGCGGTGCCACCGGCCAACCAGATCGAGAATCCGGACCCGATGCCGGGCACGGCGAACTTCTACACCCGCGACGGCTACCAGGGCGGTTCGTATGTCGACTGCTCCGACCCGAAGCAACCCGGCGTCGCGCCGATCCTGGCCTTCCTCAAGGCCCGCCACATTCCCAGCAAGTGCGCGCCCGGCACCTATTACCTGGTGAACAACTACAACCCGGGCTACGACATGGACGGCAAGCCGCAGCCGATCGGTCCGGACAACTACAACTACCCGCCGCAGACCGTGCCGACCATCGGCGAGGCGCTGGCTAAAAAGGGGGTCAGCTGGAAGTGGTACACCGGTGCCCGCGACGCGGCCGACGTTGCCGCCGAAGCGGCTGCCCTGCACATGCCCGTGCCCAAGGCGCAGATGCTCCAGTACAACAATCTGGGCGATGCGCTGACGGCATCGGCCAGGGTGATGGGCACCCCGGCACTCAAATCACAACTGGCCGGCCTGACCACGTTCTACAACGACATCGCCAACCACACCCTGCCGGCGGTGTCGTTCGTGGTGCCGAAGAACCTCGACAGTGGCCACCCAGGCTATTCGGCGCCGGCCTGCTACGAAGCCTTCCTGAAGACCCTGCTGGCCAAGGTGCAGGCCGACCCCACGCTGTGGGCGCACACCGCGATCCTGATCACCACCGACGAGGGCGGCGGCCATTTCGACAGCGGCTACATCCAGCCGCTGGACTTCTTCGGCGACGGCCCGCGCATCGCGATGCTGGCGGTCTCGCCGTATGCACGCAGGGGCGTGGTCGACCACGCCTACGAGGACCACGCCTCGATCCTGAAATTCATCGAGCGCAACTGGCGCCTGCCGCCGCTGTCGGCACGCAGCCGCGACAACCTGCCCGATCCGGTCGCGCTGCCGGGCAAGCCGTACCGGCCGATCAACGGCCCGGCGGTGGGCGACCTGATGTCGATGTTCCAGTTCTGA
- a CDS encoding diguanylate cyclase gives MPVATPPPATGAATSPPSTQPAKAPALPDMPNRSPLASGAPSAIPNTTPNRHGSLHWTIAAFLLTLGGAWLLWRRNERLARESQRMARQQRALQSANTRLQDESRQLRQLATNDPLTGVLNRQAFATGLRERIAHLSHYDRPLSLIVLDLDHFKSINDRLGHLAGDSALKLVAGVVHEHLVSDDLFGRFGGDEFLIACAERTPESAVELADTIRAAVALAAPTHAPPLPGLTLSMGVATADATTGYSADALFARADAALYDAKSRGRNRVVQADDATPTFAGTAPGSRHL, from the coding sequence ATGCCAGTTGCCACACCGCCGCCCGCCACCGGCGCGGCGACGAGTCCGCCCTCGACGCAGCCCGCCAAGGCGCCGGCCTTGCCGGACATGCCGAACCGCTCGCCACTGGCCAGTGGTGCTCCGTCCGCCATTCCGAACACAACGCCGAACCGGCACGGCTCGCTGCACTGGACGATCGCCGCATTCCTGCTCACGCTCGGCGGCGCCTGGCTGCTGTGGCGCCGCAACGAGCGCCTGGCCCGCGAGTCCCAGCGCATGGCGCGGCAGCAACGCGCACTGCAGTCGGCCAACACCCGTCTGCAGGACGAATCGCGGCAGCTGCGGCAGCTGGCGACCAATGACCCGCTGACCGGCGTGCTCAACCGCCAGGCTTTCGCGACGGGACTGCGCGAGCGGATCGCCCATCTTTCCCACTACGACCGTCCGCTGAGCCTGATCGTGCTGGACCTGGACCACTTCAAGTCGATCAACGACCGCCTCGGCCACCTGGCCGGAGACAGTGCGCTCAAGCTGGTGGCCGGTGTCGTGCACGAGCACCTGGTGAGCGACGACTTGTTCGGCCGCTTCGGTGGCGACGAGTTCCTGATCGCCTGCGCCGAGCGCACGCCGGAGTCCGCCGTGGAACTTGCCGACACCATCCGCGCCGCGGTGGCGCTGGCGGCGCCCACCCACGCGCCGCCGTTGCCCGGCCTGACGCTGAGCATGGGCGTCGCCACCGCCGATGCGACCACCGGCTATTCGGCCGACGCGCTGTTCGCCCGTGCCGACGCCGCGCTCTATGATGCCAAGAGCCGGGGCCGCAACCGGGTGGTACAAGCGGACGACGCGACGCCCACGTTCGCCGGCACCGCACCCGGCAGCCGGCATCTCTGA
- the pgi gene encoding glucose-6-phosphate isomerase, whose translation MSALRESRSWKALEAHYKSVQKLHLRDLFARDEARAERFTQEAAGWRLDYSKHRITEETMKRLFALARERGLEAKRNAMFAGEKINATEHRAALHVALRAPADSVILVDGVNVVPEVQETLQRMATCAESIRAGEWKGYSGRPIRNIVNIGIGGSDLGPVMAYEALRHYSDRGLQLRFVSNVDGTDFAEAVHGLRPDETLFIVASKTFTTLETMTNAHTARDWLLASAGKDAKAAVGRHFLALSTNEKAVNAFGIPTEQMYGFWDWVGGRYSMDSAIGLSTMIAIGADGFREMLAGFHAMDTHFRTTPLERNLPAIMGLLTVWYADFFDAATVAVLPYEQYLKRFPAYLQQLTMESNGKHVTLEGKTVDYATGPVFWGEPGTNGQHSFYQLIHQGTHLIPCDFIAFGETLNPLGRHHDLLLANVIAQAEALAMGKTAKQVRAEGVPAKLVPHKVFDGNRPSSLLLAEQLTPAALGALVALYEHSVFTQAAIWDINPFDQWGVELGKQLALRVADEIESPRKPLSHDASTNAAIRWYRRARRRAGEAPVPSRRRVLVLDVGGTHVKAMLTGRRQEVKIESGPEMTPALMMAALRKRLRGWKYDVVSIGFPAPVVHGRVASEPFNLGKGWAGFDFGKAFGCPVKLVNDAAMQALGSYAGGRMLFLGLGTGLGSAMIADGRLEPMELAHLPYKKHTYEHYVSEKARQRHGKKKWQANVLEEIATLRAALEPDYVVLGGGNVDHLDKLPDGVRRGDNANAFAGGFRLWENEA comes from the coding sequence ATGAGCGCGCTGCGCGAGAGTCGGTCCTGGAAAGCGCTGGAGGCGCATTACAAATCGGTGCAGAAGCTTCACTTGCGCGATCTGTTCGCCAGGGACGAAGCGCGCGCCGAGCGTTTCACCCAGGAAGCCGCCGGCTGGCGGCTGGACTACTCCAAGCACCGCATCACCGAAGAGACCATGAAGCGGCTGTTCGCGCTGGCCCGCGAACGCGGGCTGGAAGCGAAGCGCAACGCGATGTTCGCGGGCGAGAAGATCAACGCCACCGAGCACCGCGCCGCCCTGCACGTGGCGCTGCGCGCGCCGGCCGACAGCGTGATCCTGGTCGACGGCGTGAACGTGGTGCCGGAAGTGCAGGAAACGCTGCAGCGCATGGCCACCTGTGCCGAATCGATCCGCGCCGGCGAATGGAAGGGCTACAGCGGCCGGCCGATCCGTAACATCGTCAACATCGGCATCGGCGGCTCCGACCTCGGCCCGGTGATGGCCTACGAGGCGCTGCGCCACTACAGCGACCGCGGCTTGCAGCTGCGCTTCGTCTCGAATGTCGATGGCACCGATTTCGCCGAAGCCGTGCACGGCCTGCGGCCCGACGAGACGCTGTTCATCGTCGCTTCCAAGACCTTCACCACGCTGGAGACGATGACCAACGCGCACACCGCGCGCGACTGGCTGCTGGCCAGTGCGGGCAAGGATGCGAAGGCCGCAGTGGGTCGTCACTTCCTGGCGCTGTCCACCAACGAGAAGGCGGTCAACGCATTCGGCATTCCCACCGAGCAGATGTACGGCTTCTGGGACTGGGTGGGCGGACGCTACTCGATGGATTCCGCCATCGGCCTGTCCACCATGATCGCGATCGGTGCCGACGGCTTCCGCGAAATGCTGGCCGGTTTCCATGCGATGGACACGCATTTCCGCACCACCCCGCTGGAACGCAACCTGCCGGCCATCATGGGTCTTCTGACCGTGTGGTACGCGGACTTCTTCGATGCCGCCACGGTCGCCGTACTGCCCTACGAGCAGTATCTCAAGCGCTTCCCAGCGTACCTGCAGCAGCTCACCATGGAGTCCAACGGCAAGCACGTGACGCTGGAAGGCAAGACGGTGGACTACGCCACCGGGCCGGTGTTCTGGGGCGAGCCGGGCACCAACGGGCAGCACTCGTTCTACCAGCTTATCCACCAGGGTACCCACCTGATTCCCTGCGACTTCATCGCCTTCGGCGAGACGCTGAATCCGCTCGGTCGCCATCATGACCTGCTGCTGGCCAATGTCATCGCCCAGGCCGAGGCGCTGGCGATGGGCAAGACCGCGAAACAGGTACGCGCCGAGGGCGTGCCGGCCAAGCTGGTGCCGCACAAGGTCTTCGACGGAAATCGTCCGTCGAGCCTGCTGCTGGCCGAGCAGCTCACGCCCGCCGCGCTGGGTGCGCTGGTGGCGCTGTACGAGCACAGCGTGTTCACCCAGGCGGCGATCTGGGACATCAATCCGTTCGACCAGTGGGGTGTCGAGCTGGGCAAGCAGCTGGCGCTGCGCGTGGCCGATGAAATCGAGTCGCCGCGCAAGCCGCTGTCGCACGACGCGTCCACCAACGCGGCCATCCGCTGGTATCGGCGTGCGCGCCGCAGGGCGGGCGAGGCTCCGGTGCCGAGTCGCCGCCGCGTGCTGGTGCTCGACGTGGGGGGCACCCACGTCAAGGCCATGCTCACCGGCCGGCGGCAGGAAGTGAAGATCGAGTCCGGCCCCGAGATGACCCCGGCGCTGATGATGGCTGCCTTGCGCAAGCGTCTGCGCGGCTGGAAATACGACGTGGTGAGCATCGGCTTCCCTGCGCCGGTGGTGCACGGGCGCGTTGCCAGCGAACCGTTCAACCTCGGCAAGGGCTGGGCCGGTTTCGATTTCGGCAAGGCCTTCGGCTGCCCGGTGAAGCTGGTCAATGATGCCGCGATGCAGGCTCTGGGCAGCTACGCGGGCGGTCGCATGCTGTTCCTCGGGCTGGGTACCGGGCTGGGCTCGGCGATGATCGCCGACGGCAGGCTCGAACCGATGGAGCTTGCGCACCTGCCCTACAAGAAGCACACCTACGAGCACTACGTCAGCGAGAAGGCACGCCAGCGCCACGGCAAGAAGAAGTGGCAGGCGAACGTGCTCGAGGAAATCGCGACCTTGCGTGCCGCGCTGGAGCCCGACTATGTCGTGCTCGGCGGCGGCAACGTGGATCATCTCGACAAGCTGCCCGACGGCGTGCGCCGTGGCGACAACGCCAATGCGTTCGCGGGTGGCTTCCGGCTTTGGGAGAACGAAGCATGA